GTATGGGTTTTTAAATATGTCTCTTTCCACAGCATGCATCAGTCTGTACTGGTGTAACAAAAGGTAATATTTCTGATTGCAGAACTCTTTTTCTTCCACAAGATGGCAGGAACAAGTGTGCTTTGTTTAGCTTATgactgactttaaccacttgacctccggaaggctttacccgcttcatgaccagggcatttttttgctattcagcactgcagtaTTCAACTGaccattgcgcagtcatgtaacactgatgaatagaaatttttatcatttttgtttacacaaatagagctttattttggtggtatttgatcaccaatgggtTTTTCTGTTTTTGCGctgtaaatggaaaaagactgaggCTGGgtacacatatgcaaattggatgcaggattctccgcatccaattcgcgtagcaggagaatgtgaccggctctctatggagccggctcacacatctccggggtggctgcagagcgcactgcacagcgCGTCTTTGGCTCAATTTCAGggtcgaattcaggcaaagatttggccctgattcgtccctgaaactgaGAATCAGGGCCTGTGTAATCTGCGGCTGGTTTAGGTGTGAAGCGAGCCTGAAAGTAAAAagaagaatttaaaaaaagaagaaaaaacataaaaaaatctaatttcttcataaatttaggccaaaatgtattctgctagatatctttggtaaaagaaaaacaatgagtctatattaattggtttgtgcaaaagttatagtgtctacaaactatggtatatacagtatactggaattacgcagctatagatgctatactgtaatggggGTAATCAGCAaattatagtgtgactgtgataggatAGCAGGCAATCTGGCGCTAAATGACACTATTTGGGAGAGTCACTGAGACTGACATCGCTAATGACTCTAATTAATACAGTGATaaaactgtacactgacactggctgggaaagggttaatatctaggggcaatgaaggggttaattgtgtgcctaacactgtataatgtgtgctgcttttacttaactATCTAACTGTTTTTAAGAGACAGCCAGATCACTGTTCACAATACACAGAGTTCCCACAAACACAAACCCCAACTGGAGGAAAACCAGTGCTACAATTCCAGGATAGATAGTCTGCAGCTGAATTGTGCAAGGAGACTGGACTAATATCAATATGAACAACACACACAATTTTCAAAAAACCTATACCCGATGATCTCTAACGGCCTGGTGAGGGCCAATTGTGTGTGGGTGAGATCACAATGTTCCTTGAAACAATGATAATCACAGGTCCATAGGTGGTAAAATTTTAGTCAATCAATCCATTGGTATATGGTGTGTGGCCCTATGGGATGCCCAAAGTGCCATCTGTGTGAAAGATGACACAGTCACAATTTTGTGTATGAACTGATAGAAAGGAAACCTTGTGATCTACAAGCATTGTTTATTTCAAGGCAAAATTGGCCAAGCATAAAAAACTGCTAAAAACAAATAGTCCATAAAAATATAAACAAGGTAATGTTTGAGGCAAGACAACACAGTTGTAAAAAGTGGAGTGAGACAGACCTGGATGGCTTGATCCCTCTGTCACCTCCTGGCCAGGGATGTGGAGGTAATACAGAGATATCCAGCTGATGCAGTGGACATGGAAGATGTGATTACCGCCCACAGGGAGGGAAATGTCTTGTCCTCTCTGTGTGCCAATGTCGATATTGGGACAGGGAGTCGCACTGTTGGATGGTGTCACTGAGGGCGCCACTGAATCCCCCAGCAAGCCGAtcctggggcgggggggggggcctagagttgccacctcatccctttaaacccgaacacataataattacacaggttctgtggttgattaaggtggtaattaaactcacatgggtgccttatctgcattaaattagcctcagaacctgtgtaattcatatgtctCAGAGTACGGGCCACAATGACACGGAGACCGAACACACCGCATCACCGGGAGATCCCGCACTCCTCCCCGCCCTGTGTGCACCATGCAACAAGCGGCCCAGCTGGACGGAGGATCCATCTCTGACTAGCTGACAAATCGATTATTGGGAAAAGTGACTGGTGAGACCCCTCTGGATATCCTAACTGGGTGGAGCGAGCTGTGAAAGCCCTACAGAACATAGGAGTCAGATACGGACCCCGAGCAGAGACACCAGGATATCATCTCAGGATAATcacacatgcctattacccctgcaggggtgtagggagctggtgagtggggactcactaggggagcaCAGAATTCACCTgattctctgaacacaagagtcacCTGAACACTTTGGACttttggccattttggagcttcactactgtttattttgtattttttgcttttcacCTGTCCACGCTGACCACTTTCATtaggatttttttatgtatatatatatataattttattttttttttggactttgctGCACTTATGTGTTTTTTTATAATATAGTTTTTATACATCTCTGTTCTATGGTATATGGCCCCTTTGAGGCACATTTTTGGTGATTTATGGAcatattatttatacattttttttttatggtttatggCCCTTACCGAGGCGCATTATCTGGTAAACTATTGACATATTTAGGTTACCTTTATCTGTTACTTCTATTGTCATACACTTACATTAATATATGTCAGGCCCATTTGGGTACCTTTTATCACTCTGAATTAATTTATCACTGTTATGATTGCACGGTGCCTGCACCAttagggtgtgtatatatatatatatatatatatatatatatatatatatatatatatacactctcttTCCCACTTATGCAGATACATCTGGCGCATACATTTTTACATGACCCTCACTCGATAgccaataggtagcgccactcaccccatttGCTTAATATCTATTCTCTGTAAGTTCCTTATtgggactgattaggggaggctgcaacctagtATTATTTATCTATCTTGTTATTATCCTGAGTGCGGAGCTTATCTCTATTTGCTGATCCGTGTCCAGAGATCAAGTTGGGTCTGGAATAAGCTCACTGGAGATGGCCAGGAGGAGGCTGGTGGGAAAGAGTCCAGTTGTCCTTTGGTGGTGTGAGCCCTCATCTCCCTCACAAGGAACAGCCTTGTGGATATTGGCAGGAGGCAACCACTGTTTTctgccccaccccaaaaaaaataccaccagccgccatGCTGTGGTACATTCATCGGGTACAGTGCAGCCAGTAACTTTGTACAGTGCAGCCAGAAACTGAGGAGTCCTCAAGTTATCCAGTTCTGCAATTTtcagggtatcccatgctccctctcCCAGTTCATCGTTCCCAataaaacccataaaaaaaaaacaaaaaaaaacaaaaaaaaacctgtttgtttTTTGAGCCAGTGGAAAAATTAAGATAGGGAAATAGGACCAAAATTCACCAGTGGCTCTTTAGGGAGTGCACTACACATAAAAGCCTGCCTATTCATACCTTTTAAAGCTGAGCTAAACTTATTTTTCCTTCAATGCTTTCTGTCCCTCACTGGCATCTTCTCCTGAGTGCTGGTCTTCAACCGTCTTCATTGGTCGATGTGGGAAGACGTCATCTCTGTGCATGCACAGGAGGAACCATGCCAGGGATGTATGCTGAGCTGTGTGCACACAGCTCAGTTTGCATACAGAAGAATGCTGTGAGCAGGCAAGTAGGTGTATTTTACTGCAGAACAGACATTTCAAGACTCTTCTCaaaataaaaagcctgcctgcttaCAGTTTGTGACAACTGAACTTTAGGGCACATTCACACCAAGTTTCCCACACCGCCCAGGATTGTGCTGCCCTGGTTAGATGTGCGCTGGGCGCAATTAATTGTTGTGCATCTAACAAATGCAGGGCGTTTGCGGCCACCGAACCGCATGGTACTGCATTGTTTTTAAAAGTCATACCTGACATTTTATTTTTCCCACATGATTGGCAGCTttttgaaatgaataggctgtcaAAACAAAATGCACAAAAACGCACATGCGCAGTCTGGGATGAATTAAATCCACTTTAACTGAAGCTTCAGCTTCCAATAATCATTTTTGCATTGAAGCGTTTAAATGAAGCATAGAGCATGACAGGATACTGTTCTTGTTAGTACATGTTCGTATTTACGCCAGAAAGAGATTAACGTAACACACACCATCTTAAACAGAATTCCTGTGCACTCCTCACAGTTGCTGCTTTTCTTTCATTCACAGGGAGCGGGTTTAGGAAGaggtacccagatagcaaggataacttgccacaaatttgtggcagtgttgaattgtaagtctgtcaacttgctgcacattttcactggcaagttgtacactggcagagcacttgaagcacaacttctagttgacacttttccaatttgaagcaaatttgcgtggcaagtctctagcaagatcaaagttgcagtggtgattcTACAGCAAgcgctctgcaagtctacagcatgaaaattcagccacagtgacccctgtggtgggatgactattgcacaacataactgaaccagaatttgcagcagacttgcagaatgtttgcaaagaaagttgatctggagtcatgcaacgcggacttgctgcaattgtgcaacaaacttgtaaagcctgacaaatctagcaatagcttagtaagtcattttcaaatttgcagcaTGATTGCTTGCTATCTGGTTATAGTTGAGAAAAGAAAGACCTGTGCCACCAGATGGGTAATATGGCTATGGTGAATATGAAATGCAACAAAAATAACTCAAAAACACAAACAGTGATAAATTGTGCGAAAACCAGGGCATTTGTCGTCGCCACTCACTGTGAGGATCGGTCTCAAGGCTTGGTTTGCGGCCACAGCCAATCACATCTAcatattaaagtagttgtaaacgcCTATTGATtgattgtacctataggtaagcctataataaggcttaactataggtactgtaaatatctcttaaatgtgcactgtataggagatatttactgtatatgcagccgatgacgtcatcagcacatgcactctgaaggaacagccacctgtGTCGTGACCgacggctcctgcacgcatgcacaAGAGTGACGTCATGCGGCTCCTGCCAGTCACACCGGCGGACCCGgagggaagatgggtgaagatggatgtggctTCCAGGGGTGACAACGAGGGCTTCGTGTGCAGGTAAGTTATAACCTGTGTCGGTGTCCTATcttttgattttaataaattttacgAAATGgaaatttcttctttcttcttcctgcatattaTGGCGATCATGGGGACACCTATGGTCTAAGTACCTGTGGGAACGTTAAAATGGTGGATGTGAAGTGTACATCTGCTTTAAGGCAAAAATTGCTTGAGCTGGTTTATAATATGACCAGCAACTAGCTCTGGTGGGTTCATCTAGTGAGACCGGTGGCGAAGCACACAGGGTGTTGGGGTAGCACTTTATTGAATCGCAATAAGGTGTTTTAATCGCGATTGAAGAGCACATCTTTCAGTAGCTTTGTGGGACCTGATATATTGTGGCACAAAATATATGGACTTTGatactggacacttttttttttttattcactttgttTCTTTTTTCAGCACGAGGCACTtgccctttaaagtgttactaaacctaggaccctgcattcactatatctggtctcccacagtacacagaacatggaaatgcaattattttaataaatataaactgctaaatatcttttctcatcaacagtatatagcagccttgtgacttctatcagtgtctgattaaagcttgtaggaggtgttttcattctactctgactgtcctatgaggctcctGGACCCCAGCTCTCTGCCTGgacacagtgctgattggccctgcactGATCCCATGCACTTTCCCAAGAGGAAAAAACGCACTAGCAatagacaccaaactgagcatgtgcagagtgactccaaaggccctgccttatcaggagatggaatgaggacagtggaagaaaggaggatcagagaagacaggatcaaacagcctttttgcacaatgtggaggattaaccccttaggttccacagcgagtataacaagcatgctttactgcatattcagactgtttttactgttgtgggtttagtaacactttaatatagaATTATGCATGTTTTTTGTTAATTTATTAGCAACATTGTATTTGTTATACTGCACATTGTTTTTTAGTGATACAGATTTTGCACATTTTATAGGAATGGGCGGCGCTGTCTCATTTTCATCACACTATCTGGGTATAGGTAGTTAGCATCCCTAGCCTATAAAACTAAAGACTATTATTGGGCACGGCCATCCCTTCTCCCTGTAATAACACACCTCACTAATAACAGCACATAAAACTCTACACACCCCAGACAAGTTTCTTTTGCCCATTTAAAACATGGCGAAAGTTGTACTTTTGGTCACGTGGGTGCGTCAGAAGCAGCGCCGAGACGCAGAGGAGAGGCAGGGGGGATGACGTAGTGCTGACGCCGTGCCCGCAGATTGTAGAGTTTGGGAGGTTGTTCGGTTGTTTCGGGCGATGGAGGATGAGGTTTTGGAGTTTCTGAGGCAGAACCGGGAGACGGCGGCATGGCTGGAAGGGGTGCGGGGGGAGTGTGAGTCGGACAAGCTATGGCTGTACCGGAGAGAGTTCATTCTGCGGAACCTGGAGGACTTCTGCGGGCCCGGGCAGCCGCCACCACCGCCCGACTCCAACCACCGGGGGCTGGACCGGCTCCTCGCCTACTCCATGGTGTGGGTCAACCACATCTTCACCGGGTGCCGGTATGTATATGTGTGGAGGGCTGGGCGCCAATGAACAGCTGTTTCCTCAGATTAGATGTCATTGGGAAATCTAAGGCTGATggtggggcccattcacacctgtgtgatCCAACAGCGCATGTTTCTTTATGTGTGATTTATAAGACCAGGCTTTTTTTCTGgcgctttttgtttacaagtttaaccacttcaatacagagcattttcaCTGAAAATTGGTCTAGACAGGAAGGGgtagaagtgccctgtattgaagtggttaaagaggccctggagaataaaatggagggTGTTGcagtttttatgtcacatggtatctgtgcagcagtttttcaaaaacaattattttttttttttttggaaaaaatacactttaatatagtACTCAGTTGTTTgttttacacagagtaaatagataccaaacatgtcatgttttaaaattgcgcacacccatggaatggcgacaaactacattcaTTTTCCAtatgtgacgctttaaaagcctttacagattaccactttagatttacacaggtcgtctggtgctagaattactgctctcgatctgacattcgtggtgatacctcatgtgcggtcactgtttacatatgacgcaaGACTAACGCATGCATAAGTCTTGTGTGCAAgcatgggggggggtttgggactctttaactacttaaggaccgaaaggatttgcccccttaatgaccgggccattttttgcgatacggcactgcgttgctttaactgataattgtgcgggcgtgcaacgctgtacccaaacaagattgacgtcctccctccaaatagagctttcttttggtggtatttgatcacttgtgccttttttttttttttttttttttaattttatttatttttttattttttttttgcgctataaacaaagcgacaattttgaaaaacaagatttttttactttttgctagaatatatatccaagaaaaaatatatattaaaaaaaaaattattcatcagtttaggttaaTCTATATtcaacatgtttttggtaaaaataatcgcaataggcgtatattgtttggtttgcgcaaaagtcatcgtgtctacaaactatgggatagatttagggacttgggtggacaaatctgaccccaaattacactttttggggaccagtgacattacattgatcagtgctataaaaatacactgatcaatgtaaaaatgacactggcagggaaagggttaacgctagggggcgatttAAGGAGATAACtgtgttccttcagtgtgttctaactataggggggatgggctacctggaacatgacagagattactgttcctgatcactgggaacagaagatctctgacatgtcccctgtcataatggagatttgccttgtttacaaagtgtcgttaagtggttaaagttatttgttttttatcttttacagtgtactgtgggttttttttttttcacttttattatcccATGGCATGTAAACTGGCGAAATTGGAGGTGACGAAATACCCATTCCagtccctgatcagctctatggttagccaGCGGGGACTGCCAGCTGCGATCTCAGGTTGCGGGTGTAATGTGAGAGCCCAGGAAGGGGCCAGAAGGGTAGTGGAAAACCCCGCCCCTTGTAAAAACAATCCAGCAGCtatttagccgctaggattgcttttataagaAAGTGTTCagctggctgtaaaaaaa
This window of the Aquarana catesbeiana isolate 2022-GZ linkage group LG01, ASM4218655v1, whole genome shotgun sequence genome carries:
- the CDKN2AIP gene encoding CDKN2A-interacting protein isoform X2, whose amino-acid sequence is MEDEVLEFLRQNRETAAWLEGVRGECESDKLWLYRREFILRNLEDFCGPGQPPPPPDSNHRGLDRLLAYSMVWVNHIFTGCRYPPLVMEKALKMAENIKVSDVPVHTTRDELVSKKG